Proteins co-encoded in one Zalophus californianus isolate mZalCal1 chromosome 9, mZalCal1.pri.v2, whole genome shotgun sequence genomic window:
- the PHC1 gene encoding polyhomeotic-like protein 1 isoform X2 — METESEQNSNSTNGSSSSGGSSRPQIAQMSLYERQAVQALQALQRQPNAAQYFHQFMLQQQLSNAQLHSLAAVQQATIAASRQASSPNTSTAQQQTTTTQASINLATTSAAQLISRSQSVSSPSATTLTQSVLLGNTTSPPLNQSQAQMYLRPQLGNLLQVNRTLGRNVPLASQLILMPNGAVAAVQQEVPSAQSPGVHTDADQVQNLAVRNQQASAQGPQMQGSTQKAIPPGASPVSSLSQASSQALAVAQASSGASGQSLNLSQAGAGSGSTIPGSVGPGGGGQAPGGLGQLPSSGMGGGGSCPRKGTGVVQPLPAAQTVTVSQGSQTEAESAAAKKAEADGPGQQNVGMNLTRTATPAPSQTLISSATYTQIQPHSLIQQQQQIHLQQKQVVIQQQIAIHHQQQFQHRQSQLLHTATHLQLAQQQQQQPPPPPPPPPPPPPPPATPLPAPQPPQGPPTQQVPPSQSPQQAQTLVVQPMLQSSPLSLPPDPTPKPPIPIQSKPPVAPIKPPQLGAAKMSAAQQPPPHIPVQVVGTRQPGTAQAQALGLAQLAAAVPTSRGMPNTVQPGQAHLASSPPSSQAPGALQECPPTLASGMSLAPVQGTAHVVKAGATTSSPAVAQVPAAFYMQSVHLPSKPQTLAVKRKAESEEERDDVSTLGSMLSAKASPVAESPKAMEEKSSLGEKAEPVTGVNANTPSSELVALAPAPSAPPPTLAMVSRQTGDSKPPQAIVKPQILTHIIEGFVIQEGAEPFPVGCSQLLKESEKPLQTGLPTGLNENQSGAPLGGDSPSAELDKKANLLKCEYCGKYAPAEQFRGSKRFCSMTCAKRYNVSCSHQFRLKRKKMKEFQEANYARVRRRGPRRSSSDIARAKIQGKRHRGQEDSSRGSDNSSYDEALSPTSPGPLSVRTGHGERDLGNPNTAPPTPELHGINPVFLSSNPSRWSVEEVYEFIASLQGCQEIAEEFRSQEIDGQALLLLKEEHLMSAMNIKLGPALKICAKINVLKET, encoded by the exons ATGGAGACGGAGAGTGAGCAGAACTCCAACTCCACCAATGGGAGCTCCAGCTCTGGGGGCAGCTCTCGGCCCCAGATAGCTCAGATGTCACTGTATGAACGGCAGGCGGTGCAG GCTCTGCAGGCACTGCAGCGTCAGCCCAATGCAGCTCAGTATTTCCACCAGTTCATGCTCCAGCAGCAGCTCAGCAATGCCCAGCTGCATAGCCTGGCTGCGGTCCAGCAG GCCACGATTGCTGCCAGTCGGCAAGCCAGCTCCCCAAACACCAGCACAGCACAGCAGCAGACTACCACCACCCAGGCCTCA ATCAACCTGGCCACTACGTCGGCTGCCCAGCTCATCAGCCGATCCCAGAGTGTGAGCTCTCCCAGTGCTACCACTCTGACCCAATCTGTGCTACTGGGGAacaccacctccccacctctgAACCAGTCCCAGGCCCAGATGTATCTACGG CCACAGCTGGGAAACCTATTGCAGGTAAACCGGACCCTGGGCCGGAATGTGCCTCTAGCCTCCCAACTCATCCTGATGCCTAACGGGGCAGTGGCTGCGGTCCAGCAGGAGGTGCCATCTGCTCAGTCTCCGGGAGTTCATACAGATGCAGATCAG GTGCAGAATTTGGCAGTGAGGAACCAACAGGCCTCAGCCCAAGGACCCCAGATGCAAGGCTCTACTCAGAAGGCCATTCCTCCTGGAGCCTCCCCTGTCTCTAGCCTCTCCCAGGCCTCTAGCCAGGCCCTCGCTGTGGCTCAGGCTTCCTCTGGGGCCTCGGGCCAGTCCCTCAACCTCAGTCAAGCTGGTGCAGGCAGTGGGAGTACCATCCCCGGGTCCGTGGGGCCAGGCGGAGGTGGCCAGGCACCTGGGGGCTTGGGTCAGTTGCCTTCCTCAGgaatgggtgggggtgggagctgtCCCAGGAAGGGCACAGGAGTGGTGCAGCCCTTGCCTGCAGCCCAAACAGTGACTGTGAGTCAGGGAAGCCAGACAGAAGCAGAAAGTGCAGCAGCCAAGAAGGCAGAAGCAGATGGGCCTGGTCAGCAGAATGTGGGCATGAACCTGACACGGACAGCTACACCTGCTCCCAGCCAGACCCTTATTAGCTCAG CCACCTACACGCAGATCCAGCCCCACTCCCTgattcagcagcagcagcagatcCACCTCCAGCAGAAGCAGGTGGTCATCCAGCAGCAGATTGCCATCCACCACCAGCAGCAGTTCCAGCACCGGCAGTCCCAGCTCCTGCACACGGCCACGCACCTCCAGCtggcccagcagcagcagcagcagcccccgccgcccccgccgcccccgccgccgcccccgccgccaccggccacccccctccctgcccctcagccgCCGCAGGGCCCGCCTACACAGCAGGTCCCGCCTTCCCAGTCCCCGCAACAAGCCCAGACCCTGGTGGTTCAACCCATGCTTCAGTCTTCACCCTTGTCCCTCCCGCCTGACCCAACCCCCAAGCCACCTATCCCCATCCAGTCCAAGCCACCTGTAGCACCCATCAAGCCTCCTCAGCTAGGTGCCGCGAAGATGTCAGCTGCCCAGCAACCACCGCCCCACATCCCTGTGCAAGTCGTGGGCACCCGGCAGCCGGGGACGGCCCAGGCGCAGGCTCTGGGGTTGGCACAGCTGGCAGCTGCCGTACCTACGTCCCGGGGGATGCCCAATACGGTGCAGCCTGGGCAGGCCCACTTGGCCTCCTCACCACCTTCATCCCAGGCTCCCGGGGCGCTGCAAGAGTGCCCCCCGACGTTGGCCTCTGGGATGAGCCTGGCTCCCGTGCAAGGGACGGCACATGTGGTGAAGGCTGGGGCTACGACCTCCTCACCTGCTGTGGCCCAGGTACCTGCTGCCTTCTACATGCAGTCCGTGCACCTGCCG AGCAAACCCCAGACACTGGCTGTCAAACGCAAGGCAGAGTCTGAGGAGGAGAGAGACGATGTCTCCACGTTGGGTTCAATGCTTTCTGCCAAGGCATCTCCAGTAGCCGAGAGCCCAAAGGCCATGGAGGAGAAGAGCAGTCTTGGAG AGAAAGCTGAACCAGTGACTGGTGTGAATGCTAATACTCCAAGCAGTGAGCTAGTAGCCTTGGCTCCTGCCCCATCCGCACCCCCTCCTACACTAGCCATGGTGTCCAGACAAACGGGTGACTCAAAACCTCCACAGGCCATCGTGAAGCCCCAGATTCTCACCCACATCATTGAAGGCTTCGTTATCCAGGAAGGAGCAGAGCCTTTCCCG GTGGGTTGTTCTCAGTTACTGAAAGAGTCTGAGAAGCCACTACAGACTGGCCTCCCGACAGGGCTGAATGAGAATCAGTCAGGGGCCCCCTTGGGAGGGGACAGCCCATCTGCTG AGCTAGATAAGAAGGCAAATCTCCTGAAGTGTGAGTACTGCGGAAAGTATGCTCCTGCTGAGCAGTTTCGAGGCTCCAAGAGGTTCTGCTCAATGACCTGTGCTAAGAG GTATAATGTGAGCTGTAGTCACCAGTTCCggctgaagaggaaaaaaatgaaagagttcCAAGAAGCCAACTACGCTCGCGTTCGTCGGCGCGGACCCCGCCGTAGCTCCTCTGACATTGCCCGTGCCAAAATCCAGGGCAAGCGCCACCGG GGTCAAGAGGACTCTAGCCGGGGTTCAGATAATTCCAGTTACGATGAAGCACTCTCTCCAACATCTCCTGGGCCTTTATCTGTGCGAACTGGGCATGGAGAACGTGACCTGGGGAACCCCAATACAGCGCCACCGACGCCGGAATTACATGGCATCAACCCTGTGTTCCTGTCCAGCAATCCCAGCCGTTGGAGTGTAGAAGAGGTGTATGAGTTTATCGCTTCTCTACAAG GCTGCCAAGAGATTGCAGAGGAGTTTCGTTCCCAGGAGATTGATGGACAGGCCCTTTTATTACTTAAAGAGGAACATCTTATGAGTGCCATGAACATCAAGTTGGGCCCTGCCCTCAAGATCTGCGCCAAGATAAACGTCCTCAAGGAGACCTAA
- the PHC1 gene encoding polyhomeotic-like protein 1 isoform X5, with the protein MGLESEHRLWGPWTTIMETESEQNSNSTNGSSSSGGSSRPQIAQMSLYERQAVQALQALQRQPNAAQYFHQFMLQQQLSNAQLHSLAAVQQATIAASRQASSPNTSTAQQQTTTTQASINLATTSAAQLISRSQSVSSPSATTLTQSVLLGNTTSPPLNQSQAQMYLRPQLGNLLQVNRTLGRNVPLASQLILMPNGAVAAVQQEVPSAQSPGVHTDADQVQNLAVRNQQASAQGPQMQGSTQKAIPPGASPVSSLSQASSQALAVAQASSGASGQSLNLSQAGAGSGSTIPGSVGPGGGGQAPGGLGQLPSSGMGGGGSCPRKGTGVVQPLPAAQTVTVSQGSQTEAESAAAKKAEADGPGQQNVGMNLTRTATPAPSQTLISSATYTQIQPHSLIQQQQQIHLQQKQVVIQQQIAIHHQQQFQHRQSQLLHTATHLQLAQQQQQQPPPPPPPPPPPPPPPATPLPAPQPPQGPPTQQVPPSQSPQQAQTLVVQPMLQSSPLSLPPDPTPKPPIPIQSKPPVAPIKPPQLGAAKMSAAQQPPPHIPVQVVGTRQPGTAQAQALGLAQLAAAVPTSRGMPNTVQPGQAHLASSPPSSQAPGALQECPPTLASGMSLAPVQGTAHVVKAGATTSSPAVAQVPAAFYMQSVHLPSKPQTLAVKRKAESEEERDDVSTLGSMLSAKASPVAESPKAMEEKSSLGEKAEPVTGVNANTPSSELVALAPAPSAPPPTLAMVSRQTGDSKPPQAIVKPQILTHIIEGFVIQEGAEPFPVGCSQLLKESEKPLQTGLPTGLNENQSGAPLGGDSPSAGMPCFPELDKKANLLKCEYCGKYAPAEQFRGSKRFCSMTCAKRYNVSCSHQFRLKRKKMKEFQEANYARVRRRGPRRSSSDIARAKIQGKRHRGQEDSSRGSDNSSYDEALSPTSPGPLSVRTGHGERDLGNPNTAPPTPELHGINPVFLSSNPSRWSVEEVYEFIASLQGCQEIAEEFRSQEIDGQALLLLKEEHLMSAMNIKLGPALKICAKINVLKET; encoded by the exons ATGG GTCTTGAGTCAGAGCACCGGCTTTGGGGACCCTGGACCACTATCATGGAGACGGAGAGTGAGCAGAACTCCAACTCCACCAATGGGAGCTCCAGCTCTGGGGGCAGCTCTCGGCCCCAGATAGCTCAGATGTCACTGTATGAACGGCAGGCGGTGCAG GCTCTGCAGGCACTGCAGCGTCAGCCCAATGCAGCTCAGTATTTCCACCAGTTCATGCTCCAGCAGCAGCTCAGCAATGCCCAGCTGCATAGCCTGGCTGCGGTCCAGCAG GCCACGATTGCTGCCAGTCGGCAAGCCAGCTCCCCAAACACCAGCACAGCACAGCAGCAGACTACCACCACCCAGGCCTCA ATCAACCTGGCCACTACGTCGGCTGCCCAGCTCATCAGCCGATCCCAGAGTGTGAGCTCTCCCAGTGCTACCACTCTGACCCAATCTGTGCTACTGGGGAacaccacctccccacctctgAACCAGTCCCAGGCCCAGATGTATCTACGG CCACAGCTGGGAAACCTATTGCAGGTAAACCGGACCCTGGGCCGGAATGTGCCTCTAGCCTCCCAACTCATCCTGATGCCTAACGGGGCAGTGGCTGCGGTCCAGCAGGAGGTGCCATCTGCTCAGTCTCCGGGAGTTCATACAGATGCAGATCAG GTGCAGAATTTGGCAGTGAGGAACCAACAGGCCTCAGCCCAAGGACCCCAGATGCAAGGCTCTACTCAGAAGGCCATTCCTCCTGGAGCCTCCCCTGTCTCTAGCCTCTCCCAGGCCTCTAGCCAGGCCCTCGCTGTGGCTCAGGCTTCCTCTGGGGCCTCGGGCCAGTCCCTCAACCTCAGTCAAGCTGGTGCAGGCAGTGGGAGTACCATCCCCGGGTCCGTGGGGCCAGGCGGAGGTGGCCAGGCACCTGGGGGCTTGGGTCAGTTGCCTTCCTCAGgaatgggtgggggtgggagctgtCCCAGGAAGGGCACAGGAGTGGTGCAGCCCTTGCCTGCAGCCCAAACAGTGACTGTGAGTCAGGGAAGCCAGACAGAAGCAGAAAGTGCAGCAGCCAAGAAGGCAGAAGCAGATGGGCCTGGTCAGCAGAATGTGGGCATGAACCTGACACGGACAGCTACACCTGCTCCCAGCCAGACCCTTATTAGCTCAG CCACCTACACGCAGATCCAGCCCCACTCCCTgattcagcagcagcagcagatcCACCTCCAGCAGAAGCAGGTGGTCATCCAGCAGCAGATTGCCATCCACCACCAGCAGCAGTTCCAGCACCGGCAGTCCCAGCTCCTGCACACGGCCACGCACCTCCAGCtggcccagcagcagcagcagcagcccccgccgcccccgccgcccccgccgccgcccccgccgccaccggccacccccctccctgcccctcagccgCCGCAGGGCCCGCCTACACAGCAGGTCCCGCCTTCCCAGTCCCCGCAACAAGCCCAGACCCTGGTGGTTCAACCCATGCTTCAGTCTTCACCCTTGTCCCTCCCGCCTGACCCAACCCCCAAGCCACCTATCCCCATCCAGTCCAAGCCACCTGTAGCACCCATCAAGCCTCCTCAGCTAGGTGCCGCGAAGATGTCAGCTGCCCAGCAACCACCGCCCCACATCCCTGTGCAAGTCGTGGGCACCCGGCAGCCGGGGACGGCCCAGGCGCAGGCTCTGGGGTTGGCACAGCTGGCAGCTGCCGTACCTACGTCCCGGGGGATGCCCAATACGGTGCAGCCTGGGCAGGCCCACTTGGCCTCCTCACCACCTTCATCCCAGGCTCCCGGGGCGCTGCAAGAGTGCCCCCCGACGTTGGCCTCTGGGATGAGCCTGGCTCCCGTGCAAGGGACGGCACATGTGGTGAAGGCTGGGGCTACGACCTCCTCACCTGCTGTGGCCCAGGTACCTGCTGCCTTCTACATGCAGTCCGTGCACCTGCCG AGCAAACCCCAGACACTGGCTGTCAAACGCAAGGCAGAGTCTGAGGAGGAGAGAGACGATGTCTCCACGTTGGGTTCAATGCTTTCTGCCAAGGCATCTCCAGTAGCCGAGAGCCCAAAGGCCATGGAGGAGAAGAGCAGTCTTGGAG AGAAAGCTGAACCAGTGACTGGTGTGAATGCTAATACTCCAAGCAGTGAGCTAGTAGCCTTGGCTCCTGCCCCATCCGCACCCCCTCCTACACTAGCCATGGTGTCCAGACAAACGGGTGACTCAAAACCTCCACAGGCCATCGTGAAGCCCCAGATTCTCACCCACATCATTGAAGGCTTCGTTATCCAGGAAGGAGCAGAGCCTTTCCCG GTGGGTTGTTCTCAGTTACTGAAAGAGTCTGAGAAGCCACTACAGACTGGCCTCCCGACAGGGCTGAATGAGAATCAGTCAGGGGCCCCCTTGGGAGGGGACAGCCCATCTGCTG GGATGCCTTGTTTTCCAGAGCTAGATAAGAAGGCAAATCTCCTGAAGTGTGAGTACTGCGGAAAGTATGCTCCTGCTGAGCAGTTTCGAGGCTCCAAGAGGTTCTGCTCAATGACCTGTGCTAAGAG GTATAATGTGAGCTGTAGTCACCAGTTCCggctgaagaggaaaaaaatgaaagagttcCAAGAAGCCAACTACGCTCGCGTTCGTCGGCGCGGACCCCGCCGTAGCTCCTCTGACATTGCCCGTGCCAAAATCCAGGGCAAGCGCCACCGG GGTCAAGAGGACTCTAGCCGGGGTTCAGATAATTCCAGTTACGATGAAGCACTCTCTCCAACATCTCCTGGGCCTTTATCTGTGCGAACTGGGCATGGAGAACGTGACCTGGGGAACCCCAATACAGCGCCACCGACGCCGGAATTACATGGCATCAACCCTGTGTTCCTGTCCAGCAATCCCAGCCGTTGGAGTGTAGAAGAGGTGTATGAGTTTATCGCTTCTCTACAAG GCTGCCAAGAGATTGCAGAGGAGTTTCGTTCCCAGGAGATTGATGGACAGGCCCTTTTATTACTTAAAGAGGAACATCTTATGAGTGCCATGAACATCAAGTTGGGCCCTGCCCTCAAGATCTGCGCCAAGATAAACGTCCTCAAGGAGACCTAA